Genomic window (Salvelinus alpinus chromosome 13, SLU_Salpinus.1, whole genome shotgun sequence):
AACATACAACAGAAGAGCTCTCTATGGATTAGTGGAATTGTGCGAAACATGAGATATTCATACTCACAAGGTCCTTATTAATTGTATTTGTACAGTACCACATCTAGTGGGGATTTACCTGTACTTATAAAATACCATCCTTAGAGTGTGGCTATTATAGCTGGGCAATAAATACTGTGTTCTCCCTGGGCTCAGAATGAGCTGTTCCCTCCCATGTTGTGGATCTTATGAGTTCATTTGTCCCTATGCCCTTCCTGCCGTCACAGATGGCCAGATGGCCCGACGTGGTGGGTGGTGGTCACACTGTACACGCAAAAAAAAATAACGACGTACAAATGTCTCTCGGAACTAGTGCATAAATTGGTTGTTCACATTCGAAGGATACGGTACAATAGGGAAGTTGTGTCAATGGAATAGGTCAGTGATTTGCAATAAACAGCCACAAGAGGATCCAAGACAAAAGTAAGCCATCGTAACACTTATTTTCATTTTATTACCTCCTCATACATGCACTTTTGTTTTCCAGGTTCGATCAGTGTGATAGTCATTTCATATCTAGATACCCAAATTAATTTTACACACGCAGTGTTACAAAAAATCTATACAACAATGAATTGTAAAACACAGTAGTTGTACAAACACATGACTTAATAGAACACAGGGTCCGTATGTTCGAAACACTGCTATGAACCCTCGCTCATCTCTTCCAGTAGAACATTAGTCAAAATGGACGACAAGCCCACCAGCAATCAGATACTATCTCTCCAGGCCTTCAACATAAAAGAAATGAGTCAGAAAAGAAGGAAACAGCAAGGCATTGAGATATTCCCTTTCGctgacgcacacacacgcacacgcacacacacgcacacgcacacacacacacacacacacacacacacacacacacacacacacacacaaagtacaaTAGAGAAAATAAACCCCTAAATAACTGCCATGTTAGGGTCTGTCTTACACAGTAGTCATTAGTCAACCAGCAAATCTTTAGCAAATTATGTAAACCAAAAACGACAACTGATGTTAAACACTGCCAGTTAGGGTATCAATACTCAACCACAACACTGTAAACAATTGAACAAAGTGACAAAATAAAAAGGAACGTCCCTCAGATAACAAAAAAGCTGTGTTGACGATACGGTTACAGCTACAGTATCATATGTCCAAAAGTATCCACCCACCTGATTAACACTTGATGTGACATCATCTTCATATGCACAGTTATCACAAACAGCACAGCCAGAATAGAAGATGACTCGAAATAATACTTTTCAACTAACAAATATTTAAGTGCATTATTAAGTTAGATGAGTTGAAAGAATGCCAGAGCATCTTCACCTAGAAAACAACATCTGTGGTGTTGGTGTGGCTCATGTACAGGTGGAGGAGATGCATCGAATATCTAAATGCAACTGAAACCACGAATAATATTCAAACTACAATATCAGGACTCATGAAAGAAACACTTTCATACTGGACCATAAGTAATATATTATACTatatcatattatatatatatatacgtataagCTTGCTGTGCTTGCTTTCAACAGAtccccccccccagccccagaTCCACTGTGGTTTCCTCTCAGCCCATATCTGACTAGATAATGGATACTGTCATACTGTGTAAGCATCTCCTCATCTACTTTCTCATCTACTTTCTCTAACAAGAGGTCTATCGAGACGTAGTGTgcgttgactgtgtgtgtgtgtgtggtgtgtgtgtgtttcctgttaTTGGAatagcagcactctgtaggtAAGTAAAGTAGGCCTAAGCCCTCTGCTCCGTCTCAGTCTGACCACTCGTTCTCCTCAGGCTCTGAGTCCTCATCGGATTCGCTGTACTCCACTGCGATGCGTCGGGACAGGATGGTGGCCACGTCGTTCCCCACTGGCTCCTTCTTGGCTTCCTGCTCACGCTGCTCCTGCACCTTCCTCAGCTGGATGCCTgaggaacacaacacaacagtcaTCTACTGTACAGATGATACTTACTACAAACTGTCAAAATACATTTTCCATACAGTAAATATTTTACTAGAATAGTTGCTTTACATGTACAGTAATGTAGACAGATCATGTAGTGTAATCCTGGCTTTTCCACCTAGTGAACCAGAGGGTCTCACCTCTGCGTATGGCTGACAGCAGGTCGCTGCGTGCGTCACTTATCGGGATGCCTAGCACCTTGCCCTTCCTTGGCAGTGTTCCCCCAGAGGGGTGTATGGCATGGGCTGGAGAGGGAGCAAATGTTGGGGGGCCACCaggtgggggtggaggaggggcaACAGGAGGTCCCCCAGTGAcagggtgagatggagaggggacGTAGCCAGCAGGTGGGGGCGGAGGGGGCGAGGGGCTGTAGGGGCGGGACAGGGTGGCCACGGTGCCAGGGGCCAGGGTGGGAGGCCCTGTTTTGCTGTCAAAGGCCGTCTGGGCTGAGGGGATaaggggaggaggtgggggcGGGGCCGGAGGGATAAAGTGCTCTGGCATCTGGTGACCGCTGTGGAACAATGACAGTAAACCAACCAAGTCAGACATAGTCTTTCTCACCATTCCAGCACTACATCATTAATGTTTGGATCAGATAAATGCCTGTGACATTTACTGTAGATAGAAAAGGCTTTCAGACTTGAATTCAGCTTAGATAAAATAGCAAAAACGGGCACAGAAGGAGGGACGAGAGGGGTAGCTGGCTAACACACCTGGCCTCTTTGGAAGCTGCGGGCCGGGGTCCGTTCAGGGATGGGTCTGCGGGTGTGGGTCCGTGGTGGGGCTGCATGCGGCCCAGGGAATGCTGGCGGGCTTGAGCTGCAGTGGTAGTAGCAGCAGGGGGGCGGTAGGCCCGGTCCAGAGACTGGGTCTGGTTGGGGCCTGTTAGGTGCTCCTTCCCATCAGGACCTAGCACAACTCCCTCCTGGGGTGGGTGGTTAGGGCTGGCAGGGtaggactgttcatcagacatACCAGACCTGGAACATTTAATCCACAGATAGAGGTTGATGAGGAGCAAGGGATATCTTCAATAGACGTTCAATATACACCTAGTCTCATGTCAATGGTCATCCACGTTTCTTTATTTGTCATCTCAAAAACCTGGTAACTTGGTATTCAAACATTATACTGTGAGTACAATGTAGAATATTAAATGTTAAAGGGATATTTCGAGATTTAGGTCGTTTTTCTACCTCCCCGGAGTCAGAAGAACTcatgataccatttttatgtctctgcgtgcagttttaTTAAAGTTAACATATTGTTAGCTTAGCGCAATTGCTGAAAGTCTGCCGGTACAGTAGCCAGCTCCTCTCAAAAGCAAGGAAACATACCTTCTAAATACTCCAAAGCTTGGTGGTTGGTCATTTAACGTCTTACAAAGCTATACATAGTCATCGATATTTTCTAAATGTGCTTATTTGACTGATAATCACAAGAAACGAGATTCTATTCACATCCTCACTCTGACCAGCTGTcgcatagagatgtatagaggtcACAAGGTTGTATCTGTTCCATTATGGCGTCTGTGAGCGgacgggcagcgccattgagaaACATACACAACGTTgagctctctatacatctctataacTAAATCTCTAAATCTCGCAGTATCCCTCTAAGAAACACGGAGGCTTTCGAACATTTAGGTAGACGGCAGCAGAAAGCAGAttttgtacatttacattttgtgaTCAATTGTtccttgattgattgattcagtgCATCCCTACTGACCTGTCTGGAGAGAGGGATCCCTCAGAGGACATGCCATGGTAGGGTGAAGGCGTGAGGCGGGTGTCTGGACGGAACTCCTTGTCGTAAGCCATCATGTTCCACTCCTGACGACGGTTCCGGGCCTTCCTCACCTTCTTCACCTCCCGGCTGGGGTCCTCCACCTGTTTCTGCTCCTGAAAATGACAAAGACTGTGACTACAGCCGAAATACAGGGATATGGACTGCGCCAGAGGATTCCCTCAGAATGCAGTATAAACCCTACATATGGGAAAAAACTATCATCGACTACCATCATTATGGGACAAACATAAACCATAAACAGGACATGTAAGTGCTCATTTATTATGTATAAAATGCATTTCAATTCGGCTACAGTTCCTTAGACTAGTGGTGGATCTTCTTAGTCTTAGTTCTTAGTAAATAAATGAGCATGCTTCCTCTAATTAAGTCAATTTTAGCTATAGAGCTTAGTAGTGTTTGTAAGAGGTTTCTCATCTTGCTAAACACATATGACAAGGCTATTTTCTAACCATGTCGCTGtcttctctctagctccctccctCGCCCCTTAAGCCctcgctcgctcactctctctttctcgctttccTTTGCTTCCCATCCTCTATCTCTGTCTAAACACACGTCCACATCCCCAGGCTTAGGACGCTTGTACACAGACAGTCTAAAAGGAGCAACGAGGTAATCCTGACAGGCCTGATGTTAAATGGTGGATGGAAGGAGAGTGGGTCTGAGGTTAAAAAAACAGCCAACAGTCATGAGAGTATAGAGGATAAGAgagagctgttcttgtctattaatgttatgtgttatgtcatgtttcatgttcggTGCGGACCCCAGGAAGggtatcctaataaaataccccccaaaaataccaAGAGCCAGCAAAGAGCTAGCAGCGAAATGTAGCAACATGTGTGAGAGGAGTGATTCATCATCGACGCAcataaaacacacaaacaaactcaaACACACCTTGTCACCCGCCTTCTGCTTCCTCTTCTCCTTCCGCTTGTTTTCTGTTGCTTGGATCATCTTCTCCTTCCACAGATTAAAGAAGTAGGATGGGTCTGTGTAGAACTTAAGGCCATCCTTTTTGTCATCCCTGTATGACAACACATCCTCACCTGAGACTGTGCTTCGGCAATGCAATTGACACCTACACTTTTTACATGGTACATTATATAACTATGTTATAATACACATAAATTGCACATCCCCAATGCTTAATTCTGTATCCTGTACCTAAGGATAAATGCAAAGACTAAAGTGGGGTTCAGTAAGTTGTAATGTGATTGGTTGAGGGCTGACCTGTAGGGGCTGAGGATGTTGAGGGGTGGAGGTTTGTCACAGCGATGGTACATCTCCATGACAGGGTTGAGGATGGAGTTCCTGGACACCACCTGCTGGTCCTGGATGGTGGAGCTCTTGAAGGCCTTCCTCATGTTGATGTCCTGCAGCGAAACTGGGACCAGAATGCCAAGAATGAACACAATGAATGAACCCTCGAACACTGACTCATTATCAGCTATGAATGGCCATGGCAACCCAGTTTGCATGAGGAAGTTTAGAAGTTCAATAACATGAAAACTAACCACATTCATTAGTGGTGGATCAATGCTTCAAAAACAATTTAATAGGACCGCAAACAGAGACTCATGAATCATGATTAAGGTAAGCAGAGATGCTAAATgggatacatacagtgcattcggaaaggattcagaccccttgactttttccacattttgttaggttagagGCTTAATTCTGAAATTGATGACATTTTAAAAatgccctcatcaatctacacacaataccccataatgacaaagtgaaaccaggtttttagaaataccttacttacataagtattcagacactttgctatgacactcgaaattgagctcaggtgcatcctgtttccattgatcgtccttgagatgtttctacaacttcattggagtccacctgtgataaattcaattgattggacatgatttggaaaggcacacacctgtctatataaggtcccacatttgacagtgcatgtcagagcaaaaaccaagccatgaggttgaaggaattgtctgtagagctccgagacaggattgtgtcgaggcagagatctggggaagggtaccaaaacatttctgcagcattgaagatccccaagaacacagtggcctccatcatgcttaaatggaagaagtttggaaccaccaagactcttcctataactggctgtccggccaaactgagcaatcgggggagaaaggccttggttaggaaggtgaccaagaacccgatggtcactctgacagagcttcagagttcctctgtggagatgggagaaccttccagaagaacaaccatctctacagcactccaccaatcaggtctttatggtagagtggccagacggaagccactcctcaataaaaggcacaggacagcctgcttggagtttgccaaaaggcacctaaaggactctcagaccatgagaaacaagattctctggtctgataaaaccaagattgaactctttggcctgaatgccaagcgtcacgtctggaggaaacctggcaccatccgttcggtgaagcatggtggtggcagcatcatgctgtggggatgtttttcagcagcagggactgggagactagtcagaatcgagggaaagattaacagagaaaacctgcaccagagcactcagtgtcaggttttggccaagactgttcgggttttggtcactagatgtccccattgcaccttttttgtaccttttgtttttcttgctctaattattgtttgcacctgtaggtcattcccttgttagtatttaaaccctgtgtgttcctcagttccttgctcagtgtttgtaagttagcacccagccccagcccaagccttgttttatacagatatttctcttgttggattttccagaggttctctggtttagttcttgtgtattatttgagtagtcttttgaggtttgtttttctctgctgtttttttaccactttgtggagtttcttttgtattttggaggatttccatttactttctttgcctgaagattttgttctttaattaaaccaccatctctagtactgctgtgtctgcctcatcttctgggttctgacgattattagtgtaacggcgttcctctctctcttcataagaagaggtggagtagtgatcgagccaaggcgcagcgggttgtgaatacatgatgaattttatttataagacaaaacgaaacaaactatacttgaataaactaacaaaacaataaacggtgtagacaaacctagacgacgaacttacataaaacaagaagaacgcacgaataggaaacataggctacacaaaacgaacaaaccgtaaacagtcccgcgtggtgtacagacacagacacggaagacaaccacccacaaacaaacactgtgaacagcctacctaaatatgactctcaattagaggaacgccaaacacctgcctccaattgagagccataccaggcaaccctaaaccaacatagaaacagataacatagaatgcccacccaaactcacgtcctgaccaactaacacacaaaactaaacagaaaacaggtcaggaacgtgacataacccccccctcaagatgcgtactccgaacgcatcaccaaaaagtccaggggagggtctgggtgggcatctgaccacggtggtggcttaggctccgggcgtggttcccaccccaccataatcaatccccgcttccttagcctccccacaatgaccaccctccaaataaccccacctaaatttaggggcaacaccagaatcaaggacagctctgggacaaggtagctcaggacatagggatagctcaggacagagggagagcttaggagagagaggtagctcaggagagagaggtagctcaggatagaggggcaactccggactgaagggcagctccggacagagagacagctctggactgaggggcagttcaggaTTACTAGCCGCCTCTGGCTGAGAGAcagctcatggcagactgacggctctggacgctcatggcaggctgacggctctggacgctcatggcaggctgacggctctggacgctcatggcaggctgacggctctggacgctcatggcaggctgacggctctggacgctcatggcaggctgacggctctggacgctcatggcaggctgacggctctggacgctcatggctctctgacggctctggctgctcatggctctctgacggctctggctgctcatggctcgctgacggctctggcagatcctgtctggctggcggctctggcagatcctgtctggctggcggctctggcagatcctgtctgattggcggctctggcagatcctgtctgattggcggctctggcagatcctgtctgattggcggctctggcagatcctgtctgacgggcggctctagcggctcctgtctggcggacggctctagcggctcctgtctggcggacggctctagcggctcctgtctggcggacggctctagcggctcctgtctggcggacggctctgtaggctcatggcagacg
Coding sequences:
- the LOC139536906 gene encoding actin-binding protein WASF3-like — protein: MPLVKRCIEPRHLCRGAVPDGVTSELECVTNSTLAAIIKQLGGLSRHAEDIFGELFNEANSFYMRMNSLQERVDLLAVKVTQLDSTVEEVSLQDINMRKAFKSSTIQDQQVVSRNSILNPVMEMYHRCDKPPPLNILSPYRDDKKDGLKFYTDPSYFFNLWKEKMIQATENKRKEKRKQKAGDKEQKQVEDPSREVKKVRKARNRRQEWNMMAYDKEFRPDTRLTPSPYHGMSSEGSLSPDRSGMSDEQSYPASPNHPPQEGVVLGPDGKEHLTGPNQTQSLDRAYRPPAATTTAAQARQHSLGRMQPHHGPTPADPSLNGPRPAASKEASGHQMPEHFIPPAPPPPPPLIPSAQTAFDSKTGPPTLAPGTVATLSRPYSPSPPPPPPAGYVPSPSHPVTGGPPVAPPPPPPGGPPTFAPSPAHAIHPSGGTLPRKGKVLGIPISDARSDLLSAIRRGIQLRKVQEQREQEAKKEPVGNDVATILSRRIAVEYSESDEDSEPEENEWSD